A single region of the Halosegnis marinus genome encodes:
- a CDS encoding type B DNA-directed DNA polymerase has protein sequence MPLLTVEFHDGGVVEWHATSDGVDTVTNPDYAPTLYIDGPDTALVTLHERLTDDPKVVHLAAERHYTELGAETRTRVLRVDVARERELRTLANEIRHHHEPAAFQPATFRLYNVDLSPQFRYCLETDTEPVPARALRTLELTLAEPHLAEKRIDALQIDGETVAGDTATTLRVLAERLDTVDPDVLLCSSAQLIPLLESAADDHGLDAFALGRRSGYQQLAGASTYESYGQVGHSPARYAIPGRAIIDRLNSFMLDKGGLEGILDLVERSWKPIQETAWGSIGNILTAIQLREATARDVLAPWNKWDPEAFKSVEQLHAADRGGFIFSPEVGVHEDISEIDFGSLYPNIMCEWNISPETTDCDCHDRADVPGLDYSLCDDRGFIPDVLRPIIDDRAAYKERIATTDDPTERAHFEHRADALKWILVSCFGYQGYRNAKFGRIECHEAINAVARELMLDAKARLERGGWRVVHGIIDSLWVTPRVDTHEPLADICAAITDDVNIPLEHENDFEWVAFVPKRDSEAGALTKYFGKVAGRDEYKFRGIETRQRSTPAYIADIQRRLVETYDQSRDTATVIEELSSALTRLRDEDVDPAALVETARTSKPLEAYTQRTATTAALRRARALGLTRAPGQDVEYVIVDDDTHGPERVRLAFEEIEAYDPAYYATELIRAATSVLSPMGYGETDIRRELRETTERTLTSFSKISE, from the coding sequence ATGCCACTCTTGACGGTTGAGTTTCACGACGGCGGCGTGGTCGAGTGGCACGCAACCAGCGATGGGGTCGACACCGTCACGAATCCCGACTATGCCCCGACGCTGTACATCGATGGCCCTGATACTGCGCTTGTGACGCTCCACGAGCGGCTCACCGACGATCCAAAAGTCGTCCACCTCGCTGCAGAGCGCCACTACACGGAGCTCGGCGCCGAGACGCGGACACGTGTGCTCCGAGTGGACGTCGCCCGTGAACGGGAGCTTCGAACGCTTGCGAACGAGATCCGCCATCATCATGAGCCGGCGGCATTCCAACCCGCGACCTTCCGCCTGTACAACGTTGACCTTTCACCGCAGTTTCGCTACTGCCTCGAAACGGACACCGAACCAGTCCCTGCCCGGGCGCTCCGAACACTTGAGCTGACTCTCGCTGAGCCGCACCTCGCCGAGAAACGCATTGACGCCCTCCAGATCGACGGTGAGACAGTTGCCGGAGACACTGCGACCACGCTCCGAGTCCTTGCCGAGCGACTCGACACGGTGGATCCGGATGTCCTTCTCTGTTCGTCGGCTCAGCTGATCCCACTGCTTGAATCGGCAGCGGATGACCACGGCCTCGACGCGTTCGCGCTTGGTCGTCGCTCTGGGTATCAACAATTAGCCGGGGCGAGTACCTACGAGAGTTACGGCCAGGTGGGACATTCGCCAGCCCGATACGCTATCCCGGGGCGAGCCATCATCGATCGGTTGAACAGCTTCATGTTGGATAAGGGTGGCCTTGAGGGAATCCTCGATCTCGTCGAGCGCTCGTGGAAGCCGATTCAGGAGACTGCGTGGGGATCGATCGGCAACATTCTCACGGCGATCCAGCTTCGCGAGGCGACCGCTCGCGATGTCCTCGCGCCGTGGAACAAGTGGGATCCAGAGGCGTTCAAGTCCGTCGAGCAACTGCACGCCGCCGATCGAGGGGGTTTCATATTCTCTCCAGAGGTTGGCGTCCACGAGGATATTTCAGAGATCGACTTCGGTTCGTTGTATCCGAACATTATGTGCGAGTGGAATATCTCCCCGGAGACGACGGACTGCGACTGTCATGACCGTGCAGACGTGCCGGGACTCGACTACTCGCTGTGTGATGACCGTGGATTCATTCCGGACGTCCTTCGGCCAATCATCGATGATCGAGCCGCCTACAAAGAGCGAATCGCCACCACAGACGATCCCACAGAGCGGGCACACTTCGAGCACCGCGCGGATGCGTTGAAATGGATTCTCGTCTCGTGTTTCGGCTATCAAGGCTACCGCAATGCGAAATTCGGGCGGATCGAGTGTCATGAAGCGATCAATGCTGTCGCTCGCGAGCTCATGCTCGACGCGAAGGCGCGACTGGAACGCGGGGGATGGCGTGTCGTGCACGGAATTATCGACTCGTTGTGGGTGACTCCGCGTGTCGACACGCACGAGCCGCTCGCCGACATCTGTGCAGCTATCACTGACGATGTCAACATTCCGCTCGAACACGAGAACGACTTCGAGTGGGTTGCCTTCGTCCCGAAACGTGACTCGGAGGCCGGTGCGCTGACGAAGTACTTCGGGAAGGTCGCTGGTCGCGACGAGTACAAGTTCCGGGGGATCGAGACACGCCAGCGATCGACCCCTGCGTACATCGCCGATATCCAACGGCGGCTCGTCGAGACGTACGATCAATCGCGTGATACAGCTACTGTTATCGAAGAGCTCTCCAGCGCGCTCACGCGGCTGCGTGACGAAGACGTCGACCCAGCCGCGCTGGTCGAAACAGCGCGAACGTCGAAGCCCTTGGAAGCATACACGCAGCGAACGGCGACGACCGCGGCGCTGCGACGGGCGCGCGCCCTCGGGCTTACGCGTGCCCCTGGCCAAGATGTCGAGTATGTTATCGTCGACGACGATACGCACGGTCCCGAGCGTGTGCGACTCGCGTTCGAGGAGATCGAAGCGTATGATCCAGCCTACTACGCCACAGAGCTGATTCGAGCAGCCACAAGCGTGCTCTCCCCGATGGGGTATGGGGAGACGGACATTCGGCGTGAGCTCCGTGAGACGACGGAGCGAACACTCACATCGTTCTCGAAAATATCGGAGTAA
- a CDS encoding group I intron-associated PD-(D/E)XK endonuclease, which yields MAPEDVIRNPGHVDGELAEFHAAADLVEHNCRVSYTHGLYKYDLIADREDELLRVQVKKARQDTDKSWKYSIPTGGYTNDEIDLFAGYAPGPNKVFYVPVTDTGKEFRVLDKTGENMNEHNRDLAKLIDDYTFERAFRKLRDE from the coding sequence ATGGCTCCGGAAGATGTAATCCGAAATCCTGGGCATGTCGACGGGGAGCTAGCCGAATTTCACGCGGCGGCAGATCTCGTCGAGCACAATTGTCGCGTTTCATACACCCACGGCTTGTACAAATACGACCTGATCGCAGACAGGGAAGACGAGCTCCTCCGTGTGCAGGTTAAGAAGGCCAGACAGGACACAGATAAGAGCTGGAAGTATTCGATACCAACTGGTGGGTATACCAACGACGAAATTGATCTCTTTGCGGGGTACGCACCTGGCCCAAACAAAGTGTTCTACGTCCCGGTCACAGATACCGGGAAGGAGTTTCGTGTCCTGGATAAGACGGGGGAGAACATGAACGAACACAATCGTGATCTGGCAAAGCTGATCGACGACTATACCTTCGAACGAGCGTTTCGGAAGCTGCGTGATGAGTGA
- a CDS encoding minichromosome maintenance protein MCM: protein MTLDARWTQVLREEFAADIRALADAYPDERSLYIPVRELAVTDTRLASDIPRQPERSQEAAEAALHDIELPERNVPLGLANVRFTDLPASETFTVGGFSPADTMSRLIDVEGQITKRTEVNPKLQLGAFSCLRCETLTRVTQPPSGMMREPNECAGCELQGPFRLKEAQSEWTNHQKIRLQQPPEQAQGETENIDVHVSGDLAGDDAIEGGTRVTVTGRVTPVYNKGKVVWKKQLIGQAVTTEEDSFAEIDTDAYAEEIETIRTHPNTARLLVSEFAPGHAGDEHIKLALLLQLFGGWARESDGGRYYRGDSHIYLLGDPGTDKTGLLERAYELSPRGAITDGTGSSSAGLTAAISKDSFSDEQWSIDAGTLVLAHEGLAVVDELDKGATADLDALHTALESQRVLISKAGKNAMLPAKTALLAAGNPTGGHIDPSTEIADQVDLQSPLLSRFDLMFVVRERTEEAFVESLAEMMVTSRTAAGKQARGEALPDAQRHTIESDLSDRTIVAYIAAAKEYQPVIRDPAVTQLVTTWFTNLKTDLPNRYRPDQYDAAGMTDELPALPVTARKIGAMMRLMEASARLRHSEEIEEVDFRTAKPLISRSLGDIGIMPSDNAAFGSVDADVRPGEVGL from the coding sequence ATGACCCTCGATGCGCGGTGGACGCAGGTGCTTCGCGAAGAATTCGCAGCTGACATTCGAGCGCTTGCCGACGCGTATCCAGACGAGCGATCGCTGTACATTCCCGTTAGGGAGCTCGCTGTCACCGACACGCGACTGGCCAGCGACATTCCACGACAACCAGAGCGCTCACAGGAGGCTGCAGAGGCAGCGCTCCATGATATCGAGCTGCCGGAGCGCAACGTGCCGCTCGGACTCGCGAACGTTCGGTTCACCGATCTTCCAGCGTCGGAGACGTTCACAGTTGGCGGGTTTTCACCCGCAGACACGATGTCCCGGCTCATCGATGTCGAGGGACAGATCACCAAACGGACGGAGGTGAATCCAAAGCTGCAGCTGGGCGCGTTCAGCTGCCTGCGGTGCGAGACGCTCACCCGGGTTACACAGCCGCCGTCGGGCATGATGCGTGAGCCGAACGAATGCGCCGGCTGTGAGCTGCAGGGGCCCTTCCGGCTGAAGGAAGCACAAAGCGAGTGGACGAATCACCAGAAGATCCGGCTTCAACAGCCGCCAGAGCAGGCCCAAGGCGAGACGGAGAATATCGATGTCCACGTGAGCGGTGATCTCGCCGGCGATGACGCGATCGAGGGCGGGACGCGTGTCACCGTGACCGGCCGCGTCACGCCGGTGTACAACAAAGGCAAGGTCGTCTGGAAAAAGCAGCTCATCGGCCAAGCCGTCACGACCGAGGAAGACTCGTTCGCCGAGATCGACACGGACGCCTACGCCGAGGAGATCGAGACGATTCGTACGCATCCGAACACAGCTCGTCTCCTCGTTTCGGAATTCGCCCCCGGCCACGCGGGCGATGAACACATCAAGCTCGCCTTGCTCCTCCAGCTGTTCGGCGGGTGGGCACGCGAATCCGATGGCGGGCGGTACTACCGCGGTGACTCACACATCTACCTCCTCGGGGACCCGGGCACCGACAAGACAGGCCTGCTTGAGCGGGCCTACGAGCTCTCGCCGCGCGGAGCAATCACGGATGGAACGGGCTCGTCTAGCGCCGGCCTCACCGCAGCGATCTCGAAGGACTCGTTTTCGGATGAGCAGTGGTCGATCGACGCCGGCACGCTCGTCTTAGCCCACGAGGGGTTGGCGGTCGTCGACGAGCTCGACAAGGGTGCCACTGCGGATCTCGATGCGCTCCATACGGCGCTTGAGTCCCAACGCGTCCTCATCTCGAAGGCCGGCAAGAACGCGATGCTCCCAGCCAAGACGGCACTGTTGGCCGCGGGCAATCCCACCGGAGGGCATATCGATCCGAGCACAGAAATCGCCGACCAAGTCGATCTCCAGTCCCCGCTCCTCTCCCGGTTCGATCTGATGTTCGTCGTCCGTGAGCGCACCGAGGAGGCGTTCGTCGAATCACTCGCCGAGATGATGGTGACCAGCCGGACGGCAGCCGGCAAGCAAGCGCGGGGAGAGGCCCTCCCTGACGCCCAGCGACACACCATCGAATCCGATCTCTCCGACCGGACGATCGTCGCCTACATCGCAGCCGCGAAAGAGTACCAGCCGGTCATCCGCGATCCTGCAGTGACACAGCTCGTTACCACATGGTTCACCAACCTCAAAACCGATCTCCCGAATCGCTACCGCCCCGACCAGTACGACGCCGCGGGCATGACCGACGAGCTCCCTGCGCTCCCAGTCACCGCCCGGAAGATCGGTGCAATGATGCGCCTGATGGAAGCGAGCGCTCGGTTGCGTCACTCCGAGGAAATCGAGGAGGTGGATTTTCGGACGGCGAAGCCACTGATCAGTCGCTCGCTCGGCGATATCGGGATCATGCCCAGCGACAACGCTGCGTTCGGGTCCGTGGACGCGGATGTGCGCCCGGGCGAGGTGGGCCTGTGA